One Acutalibacter muris DNA window includes the following coding sequences:
- a CDS encoding VirB6/TrbL-like conjugal transfer protein, CD1112 family yields MILDWLEEWFKGVLIDGITSNLTGLFDTVNTKVGEIAADVGATPQGWNSGIFNMLRNLSETVIVPIAGAILALIMCYELIQLIAERNSMHDMDSWMLFRWVFKSAAAIILVSNTWNIVMGVFDLTQSVVNQSAGVIIGNTSIDITSVVTDLDTRLSAMDIGGLLGLWFQSLFVGLTMNILSICIMLVVYGRMIEIYLVTSLGPIPLATIGNSEWRGMGQGYLKSLFALGFQAFLIMVVTGIYAVLVQNIALSDDVSGAIWGCMGYTVLLCFCLFKTGSIAKAVFAAH; encoded by the coding sequence ATGATACTTGACTGGCTGGAAGAATGGTTCAAGGGTGTGCTGATTGACGGCATCACCAGCAACCTCACCGGCCTTTTCGACACGGTGAATACCAAAGTGGGAGAGATCGCCGCCGATGTGGGGGCCACGCCGCAGGGCTGGAACAGCGGCATTTTCAATATGCTCCGCAACCTGTCGGAAACGGTGATTGTCCCCATCGCCGGGGCTATCCTCGCCCTTATCATGTGCTATGAACTGATACAGTTGATCGCGGAGCGGAACAGTATGCACGACATGGACAGTTGGATGCTGTTCCGCTGGGTGTTCAAATCCGCTGCCGCTATCATTCTCGTGTCCAATACCTGGAACATCGTCATGGGCGTGTTCGACCTGACCCAAAGCGTCGTCAATCAGAGCGCCGGGGTGATTATCGGCAATACCAGCATTGACATTACCAGCGTTGTCACCGACCTGGACACCCGGCTTTCGGCTATGGACATCGGCGGTCTGCTGGGGCTGTGGTTCCAGTCCCTTTTCGTGGGGCTGACGATGAATATTCTCTCCATCTGCATCATGCTCGTGGTCTACGGGAGAATGATTGAAATATATCTCGTGACCTCGCTGGGGCCTATCCCCCTCGCCACCATCGGCAACAGCGAATGGCGGGGCATGGGGCAGGGCTACTTGAAATCCCTGTTCGCCCTGGGCTTCCAAGCGTTCCTGATTATGGTGGTGACGGGCATCTACGCCGTCCTGGTACAGAATATCGCCCTCTCCGACGACGTTTCCGGGGCGATATGGGGCTGTATGGGCTATACGGTGCTGCTGTGTTTCTGCCTGTTCAAGACCGGGAGCATCGCCAAGGCCGTGTTCGCCGCCCATTAA
- a CDS encoding Maff2 family mobile element protein, whose protein sequence is MEFFNSAVEVLQTLVVALGGGLCVWGGINLLEGYGQDNPGSKSQGVKQLVAGGGVALIGITLVPLLSGLLG, encoded by the coding sequence ATGGAGTTTTTTAACAGCGCGGTCGAAGTTTTGCAGACCCTCGTTGTCGCCCTGGGCGGCGGCCTGTGCGTGTGGGGCGGCATCAATCTCCTGGAGGGCTACGGGCAGGACAACCCCGGTTCCAAATCGCAGGGCGTCAAGCAGCTTGTCGCCGGGGGAGGCGTGGCCCTGATCGGCATTACCCTGGTTCCCCTGTTGTCCGGCTTGCTGGGCTGA
- a CDS encoding DUF5348 domain-containing protein, with protein sequence MKQGALIFDERRDRYDIRFDLADYYGGLHCGQCFDVMVGGRWKPTRIEYAADWYLVGIRADDLNGLRVRI encoded by the coding sequence ATGAAACAGGGCGCATTGATCTTCGACGAGCGGAGAGACCGCTACGACATCCGCTTTGACCTGGCCGACTACTACGGCGGTCTGCACTGTGGACAGTGCTTCGACGTGATGGTGGGCGGGCGCTGGAAGCCCACCCGCATTGAGTACGCCGCCGACTGGTATCTGGTGGGCATCCGGGCCGACGACCTGAACGGCCTGCGGGTGCGTATCTGA
- a CDS encoding PcfB family protein, protein MQEEVTQKTIALSMKTGKLTAQVLQMALKKFLEAQKHGPKLHQGQQSLKQLKQHGAALSNIEITDANIAAFKPCAKKYGVDFALRKDKTTQPPHYIVIFKSRDADNLEQAFKEFTAKKLSQEAKPSIRKALSVLREAAGRSVQRAKEKIRERGMEL, encoded by the coding sequence TTGCAGGAGGAAGTCACTCAAAAGACCATCGCATTATCCATGAAAACCGGGAAGCTGACGGCCCAAGTGCTGCAAATGGCCCTGAAAAAGTTTTTGGAGGCCCAGAAGCACGGCCCCAAGCTCCATCAGGGCCAGCAGAGCCTAAAGCAGTTGAAGCAGCACGGGGCGGCGCTGTCCAACATTGAGATTACCGACGCCAACATCGCCGCATTCAAGCCCTGCGCCAAGAAATACGGCGTGGACTTCGCCTTGCGGAAAGACAAGACCACCCAGCCGCCCCACTACATCGTGATCTTCAAGAGCCGGGACGCGGACAATCTGGAACAGGCTTTCAAGGAGTTCACCGCCAAGAAGCTGTCGCAGGAGGCCAAGCCCTCCATCCGCAAGGCGCTGTCCGTCCTGCGGGAAGCGGCTGGCCGGAGTGTCCAGCGGGCCAAGGAGAAGATCAGGGAAAGGGGGATGGAGCTGTGA
- a CDS encoding VirD4-like conjugal transfer protein, CD1115 family: MKPDVKKIIITNLPYLLFVWLFGKVGEAWRRAAGADASQKMLHFMDSLAAAFANGLPSFHPFDLCIGIGGAVLVRLAVYLKGKNAKKYRHGMEYGSARWGGPKDIAPYIAPVFENNILLTQTERLTMNGRPKDPKTARNKNVLVIGGSGSGKTRFFVKPNLMQMHSSYCITDPKGSLLIEVGQLLKRGGYRIKVLNTINFSKSMRYNPFAYLHSEKDILKLVNTIIANTKGDGDKSAEDFWVKSERLFYTALIGYIWYEAPENEKNFTTLLEMINASEVREDDAEFQSPVDEMFARLAEKEPEHFAVRQYQKFLLSAGKTRSSILISCGARLAPFDIREVRELMETDEMELDTLGDRKTALFLIMSDTDTTFNFILAMLQSQLINLLCDRADDVYGGRLPVHVRLILDEFANIGQIPNFDKLIATIRSREISVSIILQSQSQLKSIYKDAADIISDNCDCTLFLSGRGKNAKEISDALGRETIDSYNTSENRGSQTSHGLNYQKLGKELMSQDEIAVMDGGKCILQVRGVRPFFSEKYDITRHPQYKYLSDADKKNAFDVDGYLATMRRRQRQVVMQEEVFDFYEIDLSDEEETGEADAAEE; the protein is encoded by the coding sequence GTGAAGCCGGATGTAAAGAAAATCATCATCACCAACCTGCCCTATCTGCTGTTCGTGTGGCTGTTCGGCAAGGTGGGTGAGGCGTGGCGGCGGGCGGCGGGGGCGGACGCCTCCCAAAAGATGCTCCACTTCATGGACAGCCTGGCGGCGGCGTTCGCCAACGGCCTGCCCAGCTTCCACCCCTTTGACCTGTGCATCGGCATCGGGGGCGCTGTGCTGGTGCGGCTGGCGGTGTACCTGAAAGGCAAGAATGCCAAGAAATACCGCCACGGGATGGAATATGGTTCGGCCAGATGGGGCGGGCCAAAAGACATAGCGCCGTATATCGCCCCCGTGTTTGAAAACAACATCCTGCTCACGCAGACCGAACGGCTGACGATGAACGGCAGGCCCAAAGACCCCAAGACCGCCCGGAACAAGAATGTGCTGGTGATCGGCGGGAGCGGCAGCGGCAAGACGAGATTTTTTGTCAAGCCCAACCTGATGCAAATGCACAGTAGCTATTGCATCACTGACCCAAAAGGCAGCCTCTTGATTGAGGTGGGACAGCTCCTAAAACGGGGCGGATATAGGATAAAAGTGCTGAATACCATCAATTTTTCCAAGTCCATGCGGTATAACCCGTTTGCCTATCTGCACAGCGAAAAGGACATCTTGAAGCTGGTAAATACCATCATCGCCAACACCAAGGGCGACGGCGATAAATCCGCAGAGGATTTTTGGGTGAAGTCCGAACGGCTATTTTACACCGCCCTGATCGGCTACATCTGGTACGAGGCCCCGGAGAACGAAAAGAATTTCACCACCCTGCTTGAAATGATAAATGCCAGCGAAGTGAGGGAGGACGACGCCGAATTTCAAAGCCCCGTGGATGAAATGTTCGCCCGGCTTGCGGAAAAGGAGCCGGAGCATTTCGCCGTCCGGCAATATCAAAAATTTCTGCTTTCCGCTGGCAAAACACGGAGTTCTATCCTTATTTCCTGCGGGGCGAGATTAGCGCCCTTTGACATCCGGGAAGTCCGTGAGCTGATGGAAACCGACGAAATGGAGCTGGACACCCTGGGCGACCGCAAAACGGCGCTGTTCCTGATTATGAGCGACACAGACACGACATTCAATTTCATACTGGCGATGCTGCAAAGCCAGCTTATCAATCTGCTGTGCGACCGGGCCGATGATGTGTACGGTGGGAGGCTTCCTGTCCATGTGCGTCTGATACTGGACGAGTTCGCCAACATCGGGCAGATACCCAACTTTGACAAGCTGATCGCCACCATCCGAAGCCGGGAAATCTCGGTTTCTATTATTTTGCAAAGTCAATCGCAGTTGAAAAGCATCTACAAGGACGCCGCTGACATCATCAGCGACAACTGCGACTGTACTTTATTTTTGAGCGGGCGGGGGAAAAACGCCAAGGAAATCTCCGACGCGCTGGGCCGGGAAACCATTGACAGCTATAACACGTCGGAGAACCGGGGCAGCCAGACCTCCCACGGACTGAATTATCAAAAATTGGGAAAGGAGTTGATGAGCCAGGACGAAATCGCCGTGATGGACGGCGGAAAGTGTATTTTGCAGGTGCGGGGTGTGCGTCCCTTTTTCAGCGAGAAATACGACATCACCCGGCATCCGCAGTACAAATACCTCTCCGACGCCGACAAAAAGAACGCTTTTGACGTGGACGGGTATCTTGCCACCATGCGCCGCAGGCAGCGGCAGGTGGTGATGCAGGAGGAAGTCTTTGACTTCTACGAAATCGACCTGTCGGACGAAGAAGAAACCGGCGAAGCCGACGCCGCCGAGGAATGA